In Haliaeetus albicilla chromosome 18, bHalAlb1.1, whole genome shotgun sequence, one genomic interval encodes:
- the KBTBD11 gene encoding kelch repeat and BTB domain-containing protein 11 produces the protein MEGSGAAEEEESGAGPGAPPPPPPPTPAAPCGFSSSLCFSAAAAEPQPPAAGGRVVESQWEINNAACQPEEEEEEAAGARERPAEEPDLVIEVSGRRIRAHKSVLAAKSDYFRARASRDVLRVKGVSYGALRLLIDYVYTARMGEVRHDNLAEVVSGARVLQMPCALHCAAEAMRAQLRLDNCYQLLCLAKKQRLAELREAAYRFMSDHYLEVLREPSVYGRLSGTERDLILQRRMEAGRPCLLVAEVSDAFERPGGGSRPQSRESSRPQSPSSVVSLEESGSLIHCYQEASGEWRVLTRLPEEANAKGCAMCVLHNYLFLAGGIAAGPAGGEPRARLSDKVFCYNPLTDTWSQVRPLAQPRSQLKLLALDGYLYAVGGECLFTVERYDPRADRWSPVAPLPKGAFAVAHEATTCNGEIYVSGGSLFYRLLKYDPKRDEWQECPYNSSRRRSADMVAFKSFIYRFDVSSGRGGEQGPGGGAGGGVEVFRYNTVAKRWSQCASLRPSGGPIQPFRCAPLGNTIYCVNRTGTLRFSLAQDGEVEADGGLKGTFDGELLKAPLDAKGVLLPFVLTLPERLDKAGDQEGSLLL, from the coding sequence ATGGAAGGCAGCGGcgcggcggaggaggaggagagcggggccgggcccggcgcccccccgccgccgcccccgcccacCCCGGCCGCCCCCTGCGGCTTCAGCTCCTCCCTCTGCttcagcgccgccgccgccgagccgcagccgcccgccgccggcggccgggTGGTGGAGAGCCAGTGGGAGATCAACAACGCCGCCTGCcagccggaggaggaggaggaggaggcggcgggggcgcgggAGCGGCCGGCGGAGGAGCCCGACCTGGTGATCGAGGTGTCGGGGCGTCGCATCCGGGCGCACAAGTCGGTGCTGGCGGCCAAGAGCGACTACTTTCGCGCCCGCGCCTCGAGGGATGTCCTGCGGGTGAAGGGGGTGAGCTACGGGGCGCTGCGGCTCCTCATCGACTACGTGTACACGGCCCGCATGGGCGAGGTGCGGCACGACAACCTGGCCGAGGTGGTGAGCGGCGCCCGCGTCCTCCAGATGCCTTGCGCCCTGCACTGCGCCGCCGAGGCCATGCGCGCCCAGCTCCGCCTCGACAACTGCTACCAGCTCCTCTGCCTGGCCAAAAAGCAGCGGCTGgcggagctgcgggaggccgCCTACCGCTTCATGAGTGACCACTACCTGGAGGTGCTGCGGGAGCCCAGCGTCTACGGCCGCCTCAGTGGCACTGAGCGGGACCTCATTCTGCAGCGGCGCATGGAGGCCGGCCGGCCCTGCTTGCTGGTGGCCGAGGTCAGCGATGCCTTCGAGCGGCCAGGTGGCGGCAGCCGGCCGCAGAGCCGCGAGAGCAGCCGGCCGCAGAGCCCTTCCTCCGTGGTGTCACTGGAGGAGAGCGGCTCCCTCATCCACTGCTACCAGGAGGCCAGCGGCGAGTGGAGGGTGCTGACGCGCCTGCCCGAGGAGGCCAATGCCAAGGGCTGCGCCATGTGTGTCCTCCACAACTACCTCTTCCTTGCAGGGGGCAtcgcggcggggccggcgggcggaGAGCCCCGGGCCCGCCTTTCCGACAAGGTCTTCTGCTACAACCCCCTTACCGACACCTGGAGCCAGGTGCGGCCGCTGGCTCAGCCCCGCTCGCAGCTCAAGCTGCTGGCCCTGGACGGTTACCTCTACGCTGTGGGGGGCGAGTGCCTCTTCACCGTGGAGAGGTATGACCCGCGGGCTGACCGCTGGAGCCCTGTGGCACCCCTGCCCAAGGGTGCCTTCGCTGTGGCTCATGAGGCCACCACATGCAACGGGGAGATCTATGTGTCAGGAGGCTCCCTCTTCTACCGCCTGCTCAAGTATGACCCCAAGCGTGACGAGTGGCAGGAGTGCCCTTACAACAGCAGCCGCCGGCGCTCTGCTGACATGGTGGCCTTCAAGAGCTTCATCTACCGCTTTGACGTGAGCAGCGGCCGTGGTGGGGAGCAGGGCCCAGGCGGTGGGGCTGGCGGTGGCGTTgaagttttccggtacaacaCGGTGGCCAAGCGCTGGAGCCAGTGCGCCAGCCTGCGGCCCAGCGGTGGCCCCATCCAGCCTTTCCGCTGCGCCCCCTTGGGCAACACCATCTACTGCGTCAACCGGACCGGCACCCTCCGCTTCAGCCTAGCCCAGGACGGTGAGGTGGAAGCGGATGGTGGGCTCAAGGGCACCTTCGATGGGGAGCTTCTTAAAGCTCCCTTGGATGCCAAGGGTGTCCTCCTACCCTTCGTGCTCACCCTGCCCGAGAGGCTGGACAAAGCAGGGGACCAGGAGGGCTCCCTCCTGCTGTGA